The following proteins are encoded in a genomic region of Dyadobacter sp. UC 10:
- a CDS encoding DinB family protein produces MKKSSIQPMPPFFDRYINLIEDIDIFEAFKKYAPVQVYAQIEQLQALGDLVYAPGKWTVKDILQHVIDNERIMAYRALRFSRGDKTALAGYEEELLAANTMAANRSVADLMTEFELVRAATIPLFKNMSESMLLNVGTANETQITPLALGFVILGHPVHHMRIIRERYFPLL; encoded by the coding sequence ATGAAAAAATCCAGTATTCAGCCAATGCCCCCATTCTTTGACAGGTACATTAACCTAATTGAAGACATTGATATTTTTGAAGCCTTTAAAAAATACGCGCCTGTGCAGGTATATGCGCAAATTGAACAGTTGCAGGCACTTGGTGATCTGGTGTATGCGCCGGGAAAATGGACGGTGAAGGATATTCTGCAGCACGTAATTGACAATGAGCGGATTATGGCCTATCGCGCGCTTCGCTTCTCACGCGGAGATAAGACAGCCCTGGCAGGGTATGAAGAAGAATTGCTGGCCGCCAATACCATGGCCGCCAATAGAAGTGTCGCTGATCTGATGACCGAATTTGAGTTGGTACGCGCCGCTACGATCCCGCTTTTCAAGAATATGAGCGAGTCAATGCTGCTCAATGTGGGGACGGCCAATGAAACGCAGATCACGCCGCTGGCGCTCGGCTTTGTTATTTTGGGACATCCGGTTCATCACATGCGCATTATCAGGGAGCGGTATTTTCCTTTATTGTGA